The nucleotide window GTGACCGATCACAGCTCCGTCTTTTTGCACTTCATAGTGTTCACGAGCAATGCCTCGATCCAACAGCTGCAGACCGATCCGGGCTTTGGTCAGCCCTTTTTCCTGCATTCCATGCTTGCCGATAAAATCCGCTTTGTCCAGCTTAACGGCAAAGTTCAGTCCGGCTTCCAACGGTGTTGTTTCGCTGTCCAGCTCATGCCCATACAGCGGCATAGCCGCTTCTAAGCGCAGCGTATCGCGCGCGCCTAAACCGCACGGAATCAAGCCCAACGGCTCACCCGCTGCCATAATTGCTTCTGTAATCGCCAGCGCATCTTCATTCTGCATGTAAATTTCCACACCGTCCTCACCGGTATAACCGTTGCGGGAAATCAGACATTTCTTCCCCGCCAGTTCAATTTGATCGGTGAACCAGTAGGACTTCGCCGGCAAGGCTGACAGATCAGCGAGCCTGCCTAAGATTTCAATCGCTTTGGGTCCCTGCAAAGCAACCTGCGAGATCAGAGACGAAACATTGCGCAGCTTCACGTCATGGTGACAGTTCTGATTGAACCATTCCCAATCCTTCTGCTTGTTGGAAGCATTGACAATACATAAAAAATGCTCGTCATCAAAACGGTAGACGATCAAGTCGTCCACGGTTCCGCCATCCGCATAACATAGACAGCTGTAACGCATCTGGCCATGTTTCAGATTGGCGATCTTGTTGGTCAGCAGATGATCAAGATAAGCGGCGGCTTCCGGTCCTTCGACAAGAAATTCGCCCATGTGCGAAACGTCAAACAGCCCGGCTTGTTCGCGCACAGCCTGATGCTCCTTGATGATGCCGGTGGGATACTGGACGGGCAGCCAGGTGTCGGCAAATTCGACAAGTTTGCCCTGGTGCTTCTGATGAAAGTCGTATAACGATGTTTTTTCTGTCATCCTCGGTTTCCTTTCCTTTTCAGGTTCCTCTTGTAGTTTTATTATAGCGAATATGAAAGCGCTTTTCTACATAGTTCTGCACTTCACAAGACAACTCTGTTCTTTTTCCTATCGAATCATCGACAGCCAATACAAAAGCCGTCCCAGCTGAAACAAAATCAGACTCATCCCGTACGGCAAAAGCACCATGATCGCGATCGACTTCAGCATCAGTTTCGTTCCATACTCCTGGCGCAGTGCATTGAGCGTCATGATGCAGGGAATCGAAAACAGGCAGTAAACAAGAAAACTATAAGCCCGCAGTTTCCCCAATGGATCGTCAAACAGCTTGCCGATCTCGCTGATGAATCCGGCATCCTGCCCTTCCTGACTGAAATCAGCCAGATGCACCACGCTGTTTTTTACAGCCTCCCCCAGTCCCAGTACGAGATTTTTTGACTCCTGGGCGAAATCCAGCGGTGCCTCGGCCTTGTCCCGCAGCACTGAAGCCAGAAAACCAACGACCGTTTCCTTGGCGGCAATGGAGCCGGGCAGACTGGCCACCAGCGGCCACTGCGTGCCAAAGCCCAGGGGCTGGTAGATCACAGAGGCCGCTTTGCCAAACTGGGCGGCATAGGAGGTCGTAATTTCACCGCTTGGAAAATAAGTCAGACCCCACAGCACTGTCATGGCCAGCATCACGACCGTCATCGCCTTGCGAGTATAATTTTTGACTTCCTGCCTGACCTTGTTGAACACCACTTTTAAAGAAGGACGGCGGTAAACCGGCAGCTCCAGCACCATCCACGGCTGCCGACGCTGCTCTGGTAAAGACAAAATCAGGGATAACACCAGTGCACTGACCAGACTCAGGCCATACAGCGTAAACACGATCACCCCGCCCTGACCAGGAAAAAACGCGGCTGCAAACAACAGATAGATCGGCAGCCGTGCGCCGCAGCTGATTAGCGGGACGACCAGCGCCGTGCGCCGGCGGCTGCTTTCTTCTTCAATGACACGGGTAGCCATAACGGCCGGAACATTGCAGCCTAAACCTAAAAGCAAGGAAACAAACGCCTTGCCGCTGCAGCCAAACGGCCGCATCAGCCGATCCATCAGGAAAGCGATCCGCGCCATATAGCCGCTTTCTTCCAGCAGCCCGAGAAAGAAATAGAGAAAGGCCATGAGCGGCAGAAAGCTGAGCACGCTGCCGATCCCCGCCAAGAGTCCATCGCACACCAGCGAGCGCAGCCATGCCGGCACTCCACCTAACAAAAGCTGACAACCATGCTGCATCCAGAGCGTCAGCTGGTTCAGCCAGCCGACATACGGCGAGCTTCCGTTATAGATCAGCATCAGCATCGCAAAACTCATCGCCAATAACAGCGGCAGCCCCCAAATCCGGTGCAGCAGCACGGCATCAATCCGCCGGGTTTTTAACAGCCGGCGCTGCGGATCCTGACGGACATGACTCATCAGGCTGTCAATCGCCTGATACAGCGCCTGATGCATCGCCTGCGGTTGAGCCTCGCACAGCTGCATGTAGGCTTGCTTCTGCAACGCAAGCGAGGAAGCAAACGGCTGAGCCAGCTGCAGCGCGTTGACCTGTCTGACCCACGCCTCTTCCAACGGTTGGGTTAACAACGGCCGATATCCTGAAAACGGTTCTTTCAGCATGGCTAAGATCGTTTCCTTCACCTGTCCCACAGCCTGCTTATCAAACGCGCTGACGCACAGGATCGGACAGGCCAGACGGCGACTCAGCTTGAGTGCGTCGATCTCAATCCCATTTTTCAGCACTTCATCGTAAAAGTTAAAAATCAGAATCATCGGAATCTGAAGCATTCTTAATTTCAAGGTCAGACGCAGCGCCCGCTGTAAATGCGTCGCATCCAAAACGTTGATCAGACAGTCGACCGGCTGCGATTCCAGAAAATCCTGCGTGATCTGTTCCTCATTGTTGGTTTTCTGCAAATCATAAATTCCCGGCAGATCAATCAGCGTCAGTGTTTCCGATCCCCATTGAACCTGAGCCTGTTTGCGCTCGACCGTGACGCCCGGCCAGTTGCCAACCTCAAACCCGGCATCGGACAGTGCGTTGATCCAGGCTGTTTTCCCGGCATTGGGATTGCCAACAAATGCAGCGGTCTTCATGGGTCGGTGATCAAAGCGACTTCAATCTGCGCAGCATCGGGACGGCGCAGAGCGATCAGACTGCCGCCGACACTGTACTCGATCGGATCCAGCAGCGGCGCTGTCCGGACGC belongs to Holdemania massiliensis and includes:
- the gcvT gene encoding glycine cleavage system aminomethyltransferase GcvT, which translates into the protein MTEKTSLYDFHQKHQGKLVEFADTWLPVQYPTGIIKEHQAVREQAGLFDVSHMGEFLVEGPEAAAYLDHLLTNKIANLKHGQMRYSCLCYADGGTVDDLIVYRFDDEHFLCIVNASNKQKDWEWFNQNCHHDVKLRNVSSLISQVALQGPKAIEILGRLADLSALPAKSYWFTDQIELAGKKCLISRNGYTGEDGVEIYMQNEDALAITEAIMAAGEPLGLIPCGLGARDTLRLEAAMPLYGHELDSETTPLEAGLNFAVKLDKADFIGKHGMQEKGLTKARIGLQLLDRGIAREHYEVQKDGAVIGHITSGTMAPTLGKAIAMAYVDVDHVQEGLEVEVVHGARSMKAVICAMPFYKRK
- the feoB gene encoding ferrous iron transport protein B, whose amino-acid sequence is MKTAAFVGNPNAGKTAWINALSDAGFEVGNWPGVTVERKQAQVQWGSETLTLIDLPGIYDLQKTNNEEQITQDFLESQPVDCLINVLDATHLQRALRLTLKLRMLQIPMILIFNFYDEVLKNGIEIDALKLSRRLACPILCVSAFDKQAVGQVKETILAMLKEPFSGYRPLLTQPLEEAWVRQVNALQLAQPFASSLALQKQAYMQLCEAQPQAMHQALYQAIDSLMSHVRQDPQRRLLKTRRIDAVLLHRIWGLPLLLAMSFAMLMLIYNGSSPYVGWLNQLTLWMQHGCQLLLGGVPAWLRSLVCDGLLAGIGSVLSFLPLMAFLYFFLGLLEESGYMARIAFLMDRLMRPFGCSGKAFVSLLLGLGCNVPAVMATRVIEEESSRRRTALVVPLISCGARLPIYLLFAAAFFPGQGGVIVFTLYGLSLVSALVLSLILSLPEQRRQPWMVLELPVYRRPSLKVVFNKVRQEVKNYTRKAMTVVMLAMTVLWGLTYFPSGEITTSYAAQFGKAASVIYQPLGFGTQWPLVASLPGSIAAKETVVGFLASVLRDKAEAPLDFAQESKNLVLGLGEAVKNSVVHLADFSQEGQDAGFISEIGKLFDDPLGKLRAYSFLVYCLFSIPCIMTLNALRQEYGTKLMLKSIAIMVLLPYGMSLILFQLGRLLYWLSMIR
- a CDS encoding FeoA family protein, whose translation is MKLTQLTPGRRALITSMTLPQAIVIRLEALGLRVGEEIECVRTAPLLDPIEYSVGGSLIALRRPDAAQIEVALITDP